Genomic DNA from Fervidobacterium thailandense:
CGTTGGGTTGGAGGACGAAGTTGTAGAGCTCGTCCCAGAGAGAGTAGTCTTTGCACACCGTTTTCATGGGAAGCGAGTAACTTTCAAGTAGGTGGTCTACCGATTGTCCGTAAAATTCTTCCAGGAAGCTAAAGCTTTTTCGAACAGAAAAGGAAACGAACATGACTATTAAAGTTAAAGAGGAGAGAAAGGCTAACGTAGCCAAGATGTTGTATTTCTTTATCTTGTCACGTAACATAAATTCGAAAACCCCCTTGAGATGTTTAACTCACAATCGACCAATCATATTATACATTACAATAAATGAAACGCCACTATTGACAAGCGAGCAATCCTGAGTTAAAATCTTACTCGCTGCAAGAGAGAAAAAAATCTCAAAAACTTGTGGATTAATTAGGTACTTGACAACTTTTGCCGATGTGGTATAATAAATAACGAAGTTCGGAAGTTCCGGCGTAGCTCAACCGGCAGAGCGGGTGGCTGTTAACCACTAGGCTGGGGGTTCGAGTCCCTCCGCCGGAGCCAAGAACGAAAAAGAGTGGAGCGAAAGCTCCACTCTTTATTTTTTTGTTTTTAAATCATACTTCCCTCGCTGAACATCGAAATATCTTCACTAAGGAGCTTTTCGCTCAACTTTCTCAGATGTTCTTTTTCCTCCCTGAGTATCTCCTCGACTGCCTTGCTATCTGGAACCACGCTCTTGATCTCGTTGTAGTAGATGATGGAATCTTTCTCAACTTCGATGGCCCTTCTTAAGGCTGCAACGATAGTTTCGGGTACCTCCTGCTCTTCTTTTTCAAGTTCCGGGAAGATGAACGCTTTTGCGTATTGCTCTGCGTATCCTAAAACTTCTTCATTTTGCCAAGTTGCGAAGTTTTCATCGGCTTCGTACTTTCTCATGAGTTCTTCAAATCTTTTCATGTGTTCCCTCTCTTGCTGAGCCAGTTCCTCGAAAAGGCTTTTCAGGCTTCCCGTTGTTTTTCCGGCAAGCTTTGAGTAGTAGCTAAAGCCAGCACTCTCGATACGAACTGCGATGCTAAGAAGGTCTTTCCCTG
This window encodes:
- a CDS encoding ferritin-like domain-containing protein — encoded protein: MTGKDLLSIAVRIESAGFSYYSKLAGKTTGSLKSLFEELAQQEREHMKRFEELMRKYEADENFATWQNEEVLGYAEQYAKAFIFPELEKEEQEVPETIVAALRRAIEVEKDSIIYYNEIKSVVPDSKAVEEILREEKEHLRKLSEKLLSEDISMFSEGSMI